Within the Cryptococcus neoformans var. neoformans B-3501A chromosome 1, whole genome shotgun sequence genome, the region TCCATACGATCTTCTGCAGAGAACCCATAAGCACTCACTCGTCGCACCAAGACCGTTCCAGAAAGAGAAACGGCCGTTATCGGCATTCAAAATATCAGGAATAACTTCAAAGAAGGCCTTGAGGTCTGCCATTCGTTTATCAGCGTCCTGCAAATACCTCCAGTCATCACCAACGCACCTTCGTATCCTTCGGCAAAAGTATCGACGAAGATTGCGTCGAAGCCCATCCCATCAGGTGTACCTGACAAAACATCGCCGACCTTTTCGCCGTCTAACAACCAGTCTTGCCATCTCCCCTGGAGAATCCGGACGTTAGGAAGCAGGTGGACACCCTTCTTATGGATGTATTCCAATACTTGGGGGTGGGCTTCGATGATAGTATGATGTGAAGGCTTCGGATCACATTCTTGGAATAACCGATCGACCTTTGCTTTGAGTCAGATTTATACAATGTCGTTTAAGATGAGATCGCACGATTCCGAGGCCAAAGCCGACGTTGAGGATAGACATGCCTTCGGCTCCTAATTCTGCTTTGGGGTGCTCTTCTGTAAGACGCTTTACATGTTCCACCACTATACAGTAGCCTGTCAGAGGATGTAAAGCAATATAATTCAGTAAGGCGTACTAAGAggttcttcccatcccatcaTGACTCTTGAACATAATCAGTTACAAGTTTTAAACACCAGGCTTAAGACCTTACCCATTACCGTCTGCATCCAGTACCCTTTCCTTACCGTCCTTTCCAACATCCCAAGTGAGCTTGCTCTTCAGAAAAACAAGGTTATCTCCCGCGGAAGTCTTGTCCTCTGCGCGAAGCACAATGTTATTGGTGGCGTCCGGGGATGAAGTACCAGACAGAGCGTGGTGCAACATTTCTGTCACAGTCAAGCGCATAAGCCAATTTTCTAGACTTTCTAGGATCTGACGTACCACTTCTGATGCCTTCATTCCTGATGATCGACcatccctcttcatcgcctaACGACAAACAGATTTCA harbors:
- a CDS encoding hypothetical protein (Similar to gi|32416678|ref|XP_328817.1| hypothetical protein [Neurospora crassa], FASTA scores: opt: 472, E(): 8.9e-24, (34.651% identity (53.488% similar) in 430 aa overlap (18-380:21-424))); translation: MDMDSAHLDSSLLTLAFRLIKAAQTAAPSVLADLLAEGAPAWFQDDDLGWSCLHYAAERKEPECLEVLLQGGAVWNAVDKWGRTAGEICLSLGDEEGWSIIRNEGIRSEMLHHALSGTSSPDATNNIVLRAEDKTSAGDNLVFLKSKLTWDVGKDGKERVLDADGNGVMMGWEEPLSYCIVVEHVKRLTEEHPKAELGAEGMSILNVGFGLGIVDRLFQECDPKPSHHTIIEAHPQVLEYIHKKGVHLLPNVRILQGRWQDWLLDGEKVGDVLSGTPDGMGFDAIFVDTFAEGYEDLKAFFEVIPDILNADNGRFSFWNGLGATNPTIYAVSSSLAELHLEDVGLQVEWHDVLIPESMREEVWKGVRRRYWDLPGYRLPIAKMSLI